A single region of the Desulfobaculum xiamenense genome encodes:
- a CDS encoding HAD family hydrolase — translation METFATDAPHGAQGPQPPIRCVIFDFDGTLARTSIDFGKMKDDITRIVRGFLPDHPAPGTTPALEWAHDAAMRLDAGDSPLGELLRTCVAAAIRHIEMDAASRGEPFAFTRPMLSQLRGRGVGVAIITRNCTEAVETVLPDARSLADVLLSRDDVRNVKPHPEHALAAMAALGALPAHTIVVGDHPLDIETGQRAGTATAGVLTGNASREQFLACGADLIANDAAALIETLARDGRLATHPGTLRHCG, via the coding sequence ATGGAAACATTCGCGACAGACGCGCCACATGGGGCGCAAGGCCCACAGCCCCCCATCCGCTGCGTCATCTTCGACTTCGACGGAACCCTCGCGCGCACGTCCATCGACTTCGGGAAAATGAAGGACGACATCACGCGCATCGTGCGCGGCTTTCTGCCCGATCACCCCGCCCCCGGCACGACTCCGGCGCTGGAATGGGCACATGACGCGGCCATGCGCCTCGACGCCGGGGACTCCCCACTTGGCGAGCTGCTACGCACCTGCGTCGCCGCCGCCATCCGGCACATCGAAATGGACGCGGCATCACGCGGAGAACCCTTCGCCTTCACCCGCCCCATGCTCTCACAACTGCGCGGGCGTGGCGTGGGCGTGGCCATCATTACCCGCAACTGTACCGAGGCGGTGGAAACGGTCCTGCCCGATGCCCGAAGCCTCGCAGACGTGCTCCTCTCGCGCGACGACGTGCGCAACGTGAAGCCGCATCCCGAGCACGCCCTCGCGGCCATGGCAGCACTGGGCGCGCTTCCGGCCCACACCATCGTGGTGGGAGATCATCCCCTCGACATCGAAACGGGCCAGCGCGCGGGCACGGCAACCGCAGGCGTGCTCACCGGCAACGCCAGCCGCGAGCAGTTCCTCGCCTGCGGAGCAGACCTGATCGCCAACGACGCGGCGGCGCTCATCGAAACCCTCGCCCGGGACGGCCGACTGGCGACGCATCCCGGCACACTGCGCCACTGCGGATGA